Proteins from a single region of Hydra vulgaris chromosome 12, alternate assembly HydraT2T_AEP:
- the LOC100213047 gene encoding potassium voltage-gated channel subfamily A member 7, producing the protein MFANEENDSHRPLMRYTFGLNKPSSLLDQNGYLTHKYHHLPRRQETTKNEKITINVSGERYQTYVETLNKFPESLLGNKAKRDLFYDGVEDEYFFDRDRNAFNAILYYYQSNGQLYCPLTLPMTILVTEAQFFELGNTAIKQVLDIQSEDISSAMPKSKWQKKVWCLFEHPESSKAAKLMTIFSVTMIVLAVAVLCIETLPFFKTETLIKENDRKYPMTVSADVNLMYHDQVLKLNEKETFWVTRSNLTILSQGTTQNKHCVCSCRCSEIKTELKSAALLNSTITEEKVFWKDTFDILEGIFGSWFTVEFILRLISSPSKKKFLTGFLNIVDILSILPFYFALAMKKHVENVGLDNFRVLRLVRVFRVFKLSRHSKGLQILGQTMKASIKELGMLMFFIGIGVVLFSATIYYLEVENFSSIPDAFWWAIITMCTVGYGDMVPKTFWGKIIGGLCSICGVLSIALPVPVIVSNFDYFCNRERTKKMHQDVLKSSKEQQLCNQSKIGIKSKKISLDSGISLRFTQREDEIRRQATIKEIERHNRHVSQRLSVRSHHKFENESNAENY; encoded by the exons ATGTTTGCAAATGAGGAAAATGATTCACACCGTCCATTAATGCGATATACGTTTGGATTAAATAAGCCGTCAAGTTTGTTAGACCAAAATGGATATCTAACCCACAAGTATCATCATTTACCTCGACGACAAGAAAcaacgaaaaatgaaaaaattacaattaacgTATCAGGTGAAAGATATCAGACGTATGTTGAGACGCTTAACAAGTTTCCCGAGTCTTTACTTGGAAACAAAGCAAAGAGAGATCTCTTTTACGACGGAGTTGAAGATGAATACTTCTTTGACAGAGATAGAAATGCTTTTAACGCTATTCTTTACTACTATCAGTCAAATGGTCAACTTTATTGCCCTTTAACTCTTCCTATGACGATCTTGGTAACCGAAGCACAGTTTTTTGAACTAGGAAACACAGCAATCAAGCAAGTTTTGGACATACAGTCAGAAGATATTAGCTCAGCTATGCCTAAAAGTAAATGGCAAAAAAAGGTATGGTGTTTATTTGAGCACCCTGAATCAAGTAAAGCAGCTAAACTAATGACAATTTTTTCTGTTACAATGATAGTACTAGCTGTCGCTGTACTTTGTATAGAGACTTTACCATTCTTTAAAACAGaaacattaataaaagaaaatgatagaaaatatCCAATGACTGTATCAGCTGACGTAAACCTAATGTATCATGACCAAGTTTTAAAACTGAACGAAAAAGAAACTTTCTGGGTTACCAGAagtaatttaacaatattatctCAAGGTACAACTCAAAATAAACACTGCGTATGTAGTTGTCGCTGttctgaaataaaaacagaacTAAAATCGGCAGCACTTTTAAACTCGACAATAACAGAGGAAAAGGTTTTTTGGAAAGACACTTTTGACATTTTAGAAGGTATTTTTGGATCGTGGTTTACAGTAGAATTCATACTACGACTAATATCTTCTCCAagtaaaaagaagtttttgacTGGTTTCCTAAACATAGTTGATATTCTCTCCATTCTTCCATTTTATTTTGCTCTAGCTATGAAAAAACACGTTGAAAACGTAGGACTAGATAACTTTCGTGTACTCCGACTTGTTCGGGTTTTTCGAGTATTTAAACTCTCACGGCATTCTAAAGGTTTACAAATTTTGGGACAAACAATGAAAGCAAGTATCAAAGAACTTGGGAtgctaatgttttttattgGGATTGgagttgttttattttcagcgactatttattatttagaggTCGAGAACTTTAGCAGTATCCCAGACGCTTTTTGGTGGGCAATCATTACTATGTGTACTGTTGGGTACGGAGACATG GTTCCTAAAACGTTTTGGGGCAAGATAATTGGCGGACTATGTTCAATTTGTGGTGTACTATCAATTGCATTACCTGTACCTGTAATTGTCTCAAACTTTGATTACTTTTGCAATCgagaaagaacaaaaaaaatgcacCAAGACGTTTTAAAATCAAGCAAGGAACAGCAACTTTGCAATCAAAGTAAAATtggaataaaaagtaaaaaaatttctcttgATTCCGGAATTTCTTTGCGTTTTACACAACGAGAAGATGAGATACGGAGGCAGGCAACTATCAAGGAAATTGAGAGGCATAATCGGCATGTAAGCCAACGACTATCAGTAAGATCTCAccataaatttgaaaatgaaagtaACGCAGAAAACTACTAG